A region of Micromonas commoda chromosome 4, complete sequence DNA encodes the following proteins:
- a CDS encoding predicted protein gives MWGVVARIAAAAAVLTLVQHNISQMYKAYYDERMKEEAGPTKLFPKIDPEDRDGTARGAPRGGRRERGAGGGRSMSTATIASVGGAWAAAVATGDALASRRAPGGVGGAASGGGDLTMTRDPRCVAAALRACRTLARR, from the coding sequence ATgtggggcgtcgtcgcgcgcatcgccgcggccgccgccgtcctgaCCCTCGTCCAGCACAACATCTCGCAGATGTACAAGGCGTACTACGACGAGCGgatgaaggaggaggcggggcCCACCAAGTTGTTCCCCAAGATCGACCCCGAAGACAGAgacggcaccgcgcgaggggcgccgagAGGGGGGCGCCGAGagcggggcgccggcgggggcaggTCGATgtcgaccgcgacgatcgcgtccgtgggcggcgcgtgggccgccgcggtggcgaccgGTGACGCGCTCGCATCGAGAcgagcgccgggcggcgtGGGGGGTGCCGCGTCCGGAGGCGGAGATCTGACGATGACGAGAGACCCGAgatgcgtcgccgcggcgcttcgCGCGTGCAGGACGCTCGCGCGCAGATGA
- a CDS encoding voltage-gated ion channel superfamily (potassium ion channel) — MFVDVVSVIPYDTINVILSQGSSDPDDSSFKAVRIIRLLRLLKLLRILRGMRIFKRWEARLTLNYAMLSLQKYFLTLLLAAHWIGCTLFLVHHILELDCRDDPNKIDRCTFLYYYMDGKLVDADPAGKYLLSVYFASGELMGTPFGDLIPVRPEERLYFTICHLTAGFVNAYLVGGMVAAITALNARNQSFYNSMDILNRFLTEKRLNARNPRLCERLRSYYIFRHNEGDGDGWKDIVLRTSREMQGEVVQELHSDWLRRVHYFSGVDVEGNEWEVDDDFKLQLSLSMSVEVVAPMETVFKEDSPIDQLYVIQQGVVGCKGHVLKKGDPFGEDVLVYYSPEVLDEQEFRTRYGARWVCRPNGRGYRATAMTNVLLLAFPGDAIHELLDRPKYEYIKRQVRRKMFVWQVRHVMLTMYRALKEAVAADTYADGMQVLLQQYGFEMMQNVPTINERYMIMREAKGDDEVKVMRLFRKMWNRKRFIAAVEGLVRKRRRERALVEVRDELRLNVLKPVGAETYANALVAQGVTTRTVRDFSAMELVTSGLPVVLAKRVYKAARNLPETDVSHVGADGVAVDSRFVAGKGCVAELERLDAEAKKKKRELMRSLLYADENDDDDDDDDDDDGDGRPPPAPPQMPPPAVPGGPMHGGRSLLAQHRLGGSGSGSGRSTPRSISRASSSNQLYGPAG; from the coding sequence ATGTTCGTGGACGTCGTATCCGTGATCCCTTACGACACCATCAACGTCATCCTGAGCCAGGGGAGCTCGGACCCAGACGACTCGAGCTTCAAGGCGGTTCGCATCATTCGTCTGCTGAGGCTGCTGAAGCTCCtgcgcatcctccgcggcaTGCGCATCTTTAAGCGGTGGGAGGCGCGCTTGACGCTGAACTACGCCATGCTGTCCCTGCAGAAGTACTTCCTCACCCTCTTACTCGCGGCGCACTGGATCGGATGCACGCTGTTCTTGGTGCATCACATCCTCGAGCTGGACTGCAGGGACGACCCGAACAAGATCGACAGGTGCACCTTTCTCTATTACTACATGGACGGTaagctcgtggacgcggacccggcggggAAGTACCTGCTGTCGGTATACTTCGCCTCCGGCGAGCTCATGGGGACGCCGTTCGGAGACTTGATCCCGGTAAGGCCCGAGGAGCGATTATACTTCACCATCTGCCACCTCACCGCGGGTTTCGTCAACGCGTACCTGGTGGGCGGGATGGTCGCGGCGATCACGGCGCTGAACGCGAGAAACCAGAGCTTCTACAACAGCATGGACATTCTGAACCGTTTCTTGACTGAGAAACGGCTCAACGCGCGGAACCCACGCCTGTGCGAGCGGCTCAGGTCGTATTACATCTTCAGGCACAACGagggggacggcgacgggtggAAGGACATCGTGCTTCGAACCTCGCGCGAGATGCAGGGCGAGGTTGTTCAGGAGCTCCACAGCGACTGGCTCAGGCGCGTGCACTACTtcagcggcgtcgacgtggaaGGGAACGAGTgggaggtggacgacgacttcaAGCTGCAGCTGTCGCTGTCCATGTCCGTCGAGGTGGTGGCTCCGATGGAGACGGTGTTCAAGGAGGACTCTCCCATCGACCAGCTCTACGTCATTCAGCAGGGCGTGGTCGGATGCAAGGGACACGTCCTGAAAAAGGGCGACCccttcggcgaggacgtcctcgtGTACTACTCCCCGGAGGTTCTCGACGAGCAGGAGTTTCGAACGAGGTACGGCGCGAGGTGGGTGTGCCGACCCAACGGCCGCGGGTACCGAGCCACCGCAATGACAAACGTCTTACTGCTCGCgttccccggcgacgccatccaCGAGTTACTGGACAGGCCAAAGTACGAGTACATCAAGCGCCAGGTGAGGCGCAAGATGTTCGTGTGGCAGGTGCGGCACGTGATGCTCACGATGTACCGCGCGCTGAAGGAGGCTGTGGCGGCGGACACCTACGCGGACGGCATGCAGGTGCTGCTGCAGCAGTACGGCTTCGAGATGATGCAAAACGTGCCGACGATTAACGAGCGGTACATGATCATGCGCGAGGccaagggcgacgacgaggtcaagGTCATGCGCCTGTTCCGCAAGATGTGGAACCGCAAGaggttcatcgccgccgtcgagggtttGGTCCGCAAGCGcagacgcgagcgcgccctcgtcgaagTTCGCGACGAGCTCAGGCTTAACGTGCTCAaacccgtcggcgcggaaacgtacgccaacgcgctcgtcgctcaGGGCGTCACCACGCGAACCGTGCGGGACTTCAGCGCGATGGAGCTGGTGACGAGCGGCCTCCCCGTGGTGCTCGCCAAGCGCGTGTACAAGGCGGCGCGCAACCTCCCGGAGACGGACGTGAgccacgtcggcgccgacggcgtggcggTGGATTCGAGATTCGTCGCGGGCAAAGGGTGCGTCGCCGAGTTGGAGAggctggacgcggaggcgaagaagaagaagcgcgaGCTCATGCGCTCGTTGCTGTACgcggacgagaacgacgacgacgacgatgacgacgacgacgacgacggggacgggaggcccccgccggcgccgccgcagatgccgccgccggcggtgccCGGGGGACCGATGCACGGCGGCCGATCGCTCTTGGCGCAACACCGCCTGGGGGGAAGCGGAAGCGGCAGCGGGAGGAGCACCCCCCGCTCCATCTCTCGGGCATCGTCCAGCAACCAGCTGTACGGACCGGCGGGGTGA
- a CDS encoding predicted protein — protein sequence MGGSTLEVTNLPPDINDADFHHLFSLSGCLGSRLERDGGGRPVGYLSFADEPAAMTARNYYNDTTSYRLEVMINQPNRGPPPNQAPVDEDRGGKRMRNDGGYDGGGFGYQAGPPGPGPGSMPPRGGGGGGGGGNWGSTDNYGGGPMRGGPPPPMPMGGPPPPMGHGPGGGYGPGPRGGPGGPPGSGMMGPGGPGMMAPLPPMPGPPPPMRGGPMGPPRGGPPPPRLPDNASPTLHISGVPKDATVREICHIFRPFDGFQSARLVPSKDPERGPLCFAEFTNPELAFVALETLEGYLIDRDDPDSSALHIAFAKNKPSGRMARK from the exons ATGGGGGGCTCGACGCTGGAGGTCACGAACCTCCCGCCGGACATCAACGACGCGGACTTCCACCACCTCTTCTCCCTGAGCGGATGCCTCGGCAGCAggctggagcgcgacggcggcggaag GCCCGTTGGTTACCTCAGCTTCGCggacgaacccgccgcgatgaccgcgcgCAACTACTACAACGACACCACGAGCTACAGGCTCGAAGTGATGATCAACCAGCCCAACAGGGGCCCGCCGCCCAATCAGGCGCCGGTTGACGaagaccgcggcggcaaACGGATGCGAAACGACGGCGGatacgacggcggcggattcGGGTACCAGGCCGGTCCGCCCGGGCCAGGGCCGGGAAGCATGCCtccgcggggcggcggcggcggcggcggcggcggcaattGGGGATCCACCGACAactacggcggcggcccgatGCGCGGCGGCCCGCCCCCTCCGATGCCGATGGGCGGCCCGCCCCCTCCGATGGGACacggcccgggcggcgggtacGGTCCGGGTCCCCGGGGCGGACCGGGCGGGCCGCCGGGATCGGGGATGATGGGCCCCGGCGGGCCGGGGATGATggcgccgctcccgccgatgccggggccgccgccgccgatgcgaGGCGGTCCGATGGGccctccccgcggcgggccgcctcccccgcggctcccggacaacgcgtcgccgacgctgCACATCAGTGGCGTGCCGAAGGACGCGACGGTTCGCGAGATTTGCCACATCTTTCGGCCCTTCGACGGGTTTCAGTCGGCCAGGCTGGTGCCCAGCAAGGACCCGGAGCGGGGTCCGCTGTGCTTCGCGGAGTTCACCAaccccgagctcgcgttCGTGGCGCTCGAGACGCTGGAGGGGTACCTGATCGACAGGGACGATCCGGACTCCTCCGCGCTGCACATCGCCTTCGCCAAGAACAAGCCCAGCGGCAGGATGGCGAGAAAATGA
- a CDS encoding predicted protein, giving the protein MSAMSATRAFVAAPVAAKLSASRKSATGKPYKAGARRSVAVCAKTSAPELDINTKVFEKELVDVAGEGEYIVRGGRHLFEKLPEALKGINTIGVIGWGSQAPAQAQNFRDSLKEAGMDTKICIGLRPSSKSNDEARACGFTEEDGTLGETFDIIAKSDLVMLLISDAAQAKMYPRILAAMKPGATLGLSHGFLLGVMASDGETFREDINVVLVAPKGMGPSVRRLYEQGKDVGGSGINASFAVHQDATGNATDIALGWSVALGSPFTFATTLEMEYRSDIFGERGILLGGVHGIVESLYRRYVKEGMSEEDAFKNTVECITGPITKTISTKGIKAVYEAVSDKAEFMKAYSASYMPCKDILYECYEEVQSTNEIRSVVMACERFDTFPMGKVGTSAMWKVGEKVRAERVEEDIPLNSFTAGVYCACMMAQIDTLREKGHSFSEVCNESVIEAVDSLNPYMHARGVAFMVDNCSYTARLGSRKWAPRFDYNLEQQAYVAVDQGAAVDKEIESKFLNNPAHIAIANCCALRPSVDISVKFGVGSARDVESADFKMGDKATADAK; this is encoded by the coding sequence ATGTCTGCCATGTCTGCcacccgcgcgttcgtcgcggcgcccgtcgcggccaagCTTTCGGCTTCCCGCAAGTCCGCCACCGGCAAACCCTACAaagccggcgcccgccgctccGTTGCCGTCTGCGCGAAGACCTCCGCCCCCGAGCTCGACATCAACACCAAGGTGttcgagaaggagctcgtcgatgtcgccggcgaaggcgagtacatcgtccgcggtggccgccacCTCTTCGAGAAGCtccccgaggcgctcaagggcATCAACACCATCGGCGTCATCGGCTGGGGCTCCCAGGCgcccgcgcaggcgcagaACTTCCGCGACTCCCTCAAGGAGGCCGGCATGGACACCAAGATCTGCATCGGTCTCAGGCCTTCCTCCAAGTCCAACGACGAGGCCCGCGCGTGCGGCttcaccgaggaggacggcaccctcggcgagaCCTTCGACATCATCGCCAAGTCCGACCTCGTCATGCTCCTcatctccgacgccgcgcaggctaAGATGTACccgcgcatcctcgccgccatgaAGCCCGGCGCCACCCTCGGCCTCTCCCacggcttcctcctcggcgtcatGGCTTCCGACGGCGAGACCTTCCGCGAGGACATcaacgtcgtcctcgtcgcccccaaGGGCATGGGCCCCTCCGTCCGCCGGCTGTACGAGCAGGGCAAAGACGTCGGAGGCTCGGGCATCAacgcgtccttcgccgtgCACCAGGACGCCACCGGCAACGCCACCGACATCGCCCTCGGCTGgtccgtcgccctcgggtcCCCGTTCACCTTCGCCACCACCCTCGAGATGGAGTACCGCTCCGACATcttcggcgagcgcggcattctcctcggcggcgttcacGGCATCGTGGAGTCGCTCTACCGCCGGTACGTGAAGGAGGGCatgtccgaggaggacgcgttcAAGAACACCGTGGAGTGCATCACCGGTCCCATCACCAAGACCATCTCCACCAAGGGCATCAAGGCGGTCTACGAGGCTGTGTCCGACAAGGCTGAGTTCATGAAGGCATACTCCGCCTCCTACATGCCCTGCAAGGACATCCTCTACGAGTGCTACGAGGAGGTTCAGTCCACCAACGAGATTCGCTCCGTGGTCATGGCGTGCGAGCGCTTCGACACCTTCCCCATGGGCAAGGTTGGCACCTCCGCGATGTGGAAGGTTGGTGAGAaggttcgcgccgagcgcgtcgaggaggacatTCCCCTCAACtccttcaccgcgggcgTCTACTGCGCCTGCATGATGGCGCAGATTGACACCCTCCGCGAGAAGGGCCACTCCTTCTCCGAGGTTTGCAACGAGTCCGTCATCGAGGCTGTCGATTCCCTCAACCCCTACAtgcacgcccgcggcgtcgcgttcatGGTGGACAACTGCTCCTacaccgcgcgcctcggctcGCGCAAGTGGGCGCCTCGCTTCGACTACAACCTCGAGCAGCAGgcgtacgtcgccgtcgaccagggcgccgccgtcgacaaGGAGATTGAGAGCAAGTTCCTCAACAACCCCGCGCacatcgccatcgccaacTGCTGCGCGCTCAGGCCGTCCGTGGACATCTCCGTCAAGTTCGGCGTCggttccgcgcgcgacgtcgagtccGCCGACTTCAAGATGGGCGACAaggccaccgccgacgccaagtAA
- a CDS encoding predicted protein, whose protein sequence is MARQSYHAGAIRGEPRDRARESGTRMRAVLCRALGDPTKPRSEGGALGVEDVPSPRCARDGVKVRVEAASLNFADVLMVQGSYQEKPHMPFIPGGECAGVVTECGADVRGLKVGDRVAGVTMGGGAMAEECVIPERMCFPVPAGVSLAQAAAFPVAFGTAHLALTRYARVTPGQTTVLVLGAAGGVGLAAVQVAKALGAVVVAVANGAGKMRALEDAGADHRIDATTLHSNGGGAREDDYAGLKAAVATLTPGGIDVMFDVVGGEGFAQGLRCVKWGGVALVIGFASGDVPRLAMNVPLVKNLSVRGVYWGSHAAHAPEELGKSLREVYSMLADGRCRVRVSHAFGLDDAHEGFRTIAERRAVGKVVVTPAGKRAASRL, encoded by the coding sequence ATGGCTCGGCAGTCATACCACGCGGGAGCGATAAGGGGCGAACCGCGCGACCGTGCGCGCGAGAGCGGGACGCGGATGAGGGCGGTGTTGTGCCGGGCGCTCGGGGATCCGACCAAACCCCGATCCGAGGGGGGCGCGTTGGGGGTGGAGGACGTTCCATCGccgagatgcgcgcgcgacggggtcaAGGTGagggtcgaggcggcgagtcTGAACTTCGCCGACGTCTTGATGGTCCAGGGCTCGTACCAGGAGAAGCCCCACATGCCATTCATTCCgggcggcgagtgcgcgggcgtcgtcaccgagtgcggcgccgacgtccgcggacTCAAGGtgggcgaccgcgtcgcgggggtgacgatgggcgggggcgcgatggcggaggagtGCGTCATCCCCGAGCGCATGTGCTTCCCGGTGCCCGCGGGCGTGAgcctcgcgcaggcggccGCGTTCCCGGTCGCCTTCGGgaccgcgcacctcgccctCACCCGATACGCGCGGGTCACGCCGGGCCAGACGACGGTGCTCGtcctgggcgccgcgggcggcgtcggtctcgcggcggtgcaggtggccaaggcgctaggcgccgtcgtcgtcgccgtcgcgaacggcgccggtAAGATGCGAGCGCTCGaagacgcgggcgcggaccacCGCATCGACGCCACGACCCTGCACTCGaatggaggcggcgcgcgcgaggacgattACGCGgggctcaaggcggcggtggcgacccTCACACCCGGGGGAATAGACGTCAtgttcgacgtcgtcggcggtgaaggTTTCGCGCAGGGACTGCGGTGCGTTAAatggggcggcgtcgcgctcgtgatCGGGTTCGCCAGCGGGGACGTCCCGCGTCTCGCGATGAACGTCCCGCTGGTGAAGAACCTGTCGGTGCGCGGCGTGTACTGGggctcgcacgcggcgcacgctCCGGAAGAGTTGGGCAAGTCGCTGAGGGAGGTTTACTCGATGCTCGCGGATGGGCGATGTCGGGTCCGGGTGAGTCACGCGTTCGgcctggacgacgcgcacgagggGTTTCGGACGATCGCGGAGCGACGGGCGGTGGGGAAGGTGGtggtgacgcccgcggggaagcgcgcggcgtcgaggctctGA
- a CDS encoding predicted protein, whose translation MEALYGSLPGFGSAAKNDVDAPIAFFDCIYVGTPGGDSASGSPKSPNSVMASNGANGAAPRGGAAGNSRGLGQKPECLPPHVGRIGVYRKFAMFRADMFDLDDTTVLLPRSQVRRVDANGKYAVCVVDWHGAPHEFQLPKLSKELYRVLVREWALTEGTFANKRGASAVNDRVLDPAKDGPRTMLGELVEDGSLAAMKARADLDARRRSALRRIAASVGRGYERCANVYRRARDVYLEAERFLFPPEPPPPPELHTVDVRAKTDACMFLKIVAAEGLLAMDAGGTSDPFATARWGSLECKTEVVYETTSPVWEETFVFNLGTSTSDVIEEDVNLCLYDYDLALNDFLGFCRVDLRGKRVSQRGDWSKEPRWYNVGALPADYEEKSGFDWGRLKDQLMFWEGKRTYTGRVKIACWVGSRTDLEMRTAEHPRAWRAVEASRSEPKYYVEPLTAALHVTVFRAREILPMDGSRDDPGGLSDPYCEVTLEHEKTARFETEQTHFIDDTDSPEWDRKFSFVVSRPYTASTLWFKVYDYDGGFDQLIGTVKIKCEDLDIHEGLAKPPPAKWYTLLDASGKDKTKDGDPYGDVLIQAYIDEEYLHHMHLQKVRVSDEPDLGRLEVDVFKLHELDDGIKDVFVVIKYGPYWSRLPTIEDADDARYDLRSIFPVIDFHVPVVIAAFAGVGDAPKLLGKIKVPVAALESNQRYFKVVDMGAVNAATGEVEKGGKLDVALTYRRDAGTIASGVTLARQYVKPVCDDKWYYNPIPETEQEKVAKRHKDLVIYQLGLSEPPVKVSIAKEMLDYNRHEFNARMIQTSIARLQCVAAEGIAIGNAVNDLLGWKHFHVTASLQTVLFLMINYPRLIIPGILILIGSIPLALYPTRRKRALDQISMDYDVSVGKLPPHLDILLNGDSLTNEEVKAREREQKEREAADKKAEEARLRAESEAAAQRAEEEAEAIAAILAEADAESEADSDDDDAAQQAPKMAGSMNPFASLMKQYEELTTMIASIQTTMDDVATVLEQILGVLTWKEPRVTFVAMAALVGTGLAFFASQFVVEWTMFVVWLVGKKAMGATSGAASSASADAWAKVVDFVSECWEYLWDNYVEGPYNAAAYTITVTMATTTNSVLCAWSFVTWTRVFKATRFVVSLREDGV comes from the exons ATGGAGGCCCTGTACGGGTCGCTGCCGGGCTTcggctccgcggcgaagaacgATGTCGACGCTCCGATCGCGTTCTTCGACTGCATATACGTCGGAACCCCCGGCGGGgactcggcgtcgggctcTCCGAAGAGCCCAAACTCGGTGATGGCTTCAAACGGCGCCAACGGGGCAGccccgcgaggaggcgcagcTGGGAACTCCCGGGGTTTAGGACAGAAACCCGAGTGTCTCCCGCCGCACGTGGGGCGCATCGGCGTCTACCGCAAGTTCGCGATGTTCCGCGCGGACATGTTCGACCTGGACGACACCACCGTGCTGCTGCCCCGATCGCAGGTGcgacgcgtggacgcgaacggcaaGTACGCCGTCTGCGTCGTCGACTGGCACGGCGCGCCGCACGAGTTCCAGCTCCCGAAGCTGTCGAAAGAGCTGTACCGCGTGTTGGTCAGGGAGTGGGCGCTCACGGAGGGGACGTTCGCGAACAAGCgcggcgccagcgcggtCAACGACCGCGTGTTGGACCCCGCCAAAGACGGCCCGCGGACGATGCTGGGCGAACTCGTAGAGGacggctcgctcgcggcgatgaaggccagggcggacctcgacgcgcgccggcggtcgGCGCTGCGACGCATCGCGGCatccgtcgggcgcgggtaCGAGCGGTGCGCGAACGTGtaccgacgcgcgcgcgatgtaTATCTAGAGGCGGAACGTTTTCTCTTCCCAccggaaccgccgccgcccccggaaCTTCACACGGTGGACGTTCGAGCGAAAACGGACGCGTGCATGTTCTTAAaaatcgtcgccgcggaggggctgctcgcgatggacgcgggtGGGACGTCGGACCcgttcgccaccgcgcggtgGGGCTCGCTCGAGTGCAAAACCGAGGTCGTGTACGAGACCACCAGTCCCGTTTGGGAGGAGACGTTCGTGTTCAACCTCGGAACCTCGACTTCCGACGTGATTGAAGAGGACGTTAACCTGTGTTTGTACGACTACGACCTGGCGCTGAACGATTTCCTCGGTTTTTGTCGCGTGGACCTGAGGGGTAAGAGGGTGAGTCAACGAGGCGATTGGAGCAAGGAGCCGCGTTGGTACAACGTTGGCGCGCTGCCGGCGGATTACGAGGAAAAATCGGGGTTCGACTGGGGACGGCTCAAGGACCAGTTGATGTTCTGGGAGGGTAAGCGGACGTACACCGGTCGGGTTAAGATCGCGTGCTGGGTCGGGTCGCGGACGGACCTGGAGATGCGCACGGCGGAGCacccgcgggcttggcgcgCGGTTGAGGCGTCGCGATCGGAGCCCAAGTACTACGTCGagccgctcaccgcggcgctaCACGTGACCGTGTTCCGGGCGCGCGAGATCTTGCCGATGGACGGGTCGAGGGACGATCCGGGCGGGCTCTCGGATCCGTACTGCGAGGTGACGCTGGAGCACGAGAAGACGGCGCGGTTCGAGACGGAGCAGACCCACTTCATAGACGACACGGACTCGCCGGAGTGGGACAGGAAGTTTTCCTTCGTGGTGTCTCGTCCGtacacggcgtcgacgctgtGGTTCAAGGTGTACGACTACGACGGCGGGTTCGATCAGCTCATCGGGACGGTGAAGATCAAGTGCGAGGACCTGGACATACACGAGGGGCTcgccaagccgccgccggctaAGTGGTACACCCTGCTGGACGCTAGCGGGAAAGATAAGACCAAAGATGGCGACCCCTACGGCGACGTGCTCATACAGGCGTACATCGACGAGGAGTACCTGCACCACATGCACCTACAGAAGGTGCGGGTCAGCGACGAACCCGACCTCGGCCGGCTCGAGGTGGACGTCTTCAAGCtgcacgagctcgacgacgggatCAAagacgtcttcgtcgtcatcAAGTACGGACCGTACTGGTCCAGGCTGCCCAcgatcgaggacgcggacgacgccaggTACGACCTCCGCTCGATCTTCCCCGTCATCGACTTTCACGTCCCGGTGgtcatcgcggcgttcgccggGGTCGGGGACGCTCCGAAACTTTTGGGGAAGATCAAAGTTCCGGTAGCCGCGCTGGAGAGCAACCAGCGGTACTTCAAGGTAGTGGACATGGGAGCcgtcaacgcggcgacgggcgaggtgGAGAAGGGCGGCAAGTTGGACGTGGCGCTGACgtatcgccgcgacgccgggaccatcgcgagcggcgtgaCGCTCGCGAGGCAGTACGTCAAACCCGTGTGCGACGATAAGTGGTACTATAACCCTATACCCGAGACGGAGCAGGAGAAAGTCGCGAAGCGCCACAAGGACCTGGTGATTTACCAGCTCGGCCTGAGCGAACCGCCGGTGAAGGTGAGCATCGCGAAGGAGATGCTGGACTACAACAGACACGAGTTCAACGCGAGGATGATCCAgacgtcgatcgcgcgcttGCAGTGCGTCGCGGCTGAGGGCATCGCGATTGGCAACGCCGTCAACGACCTCCTCGGCTGGAAGCACTTCCACGTCACCGCTTCGTTGCAAACGGTGTTGTTCCTCATGATCAACTACCCTCGACTGATCATCCCGGGGATACTGATACTGATCGGGTCCATACCTCTGGCGCTCTACCCGACGAGGCGGAAACGGGCGCTCGATCAGATCAGCATGGACTACGACGTATCCGTGGGGAAGTTGCCGCCGCATTTGGACATCCTGCTCAACGGCGATTCGCTGACGAACGAAGAAGTCaaggcgcgcgaacgcgagcagaaggagcgcgaagccgcggacAAGAAGGCAGAGGAGGCGAGGCTTCGCGCGGAGAgcgaggccgcggcgcagcgcgcggaggaggaggctgaggccatcgccgccatcttagccgaggctgacgccgagAGCGAagccgactcggacgacgacgacgcggcgcagcaGGCGCCCAAGATGGCGGGCAGCATGAAccccttcgcgtcgctcatGAAGCAGTACGAGGAGCTCACCACGATGATCGCGAGCATTCAGACCacgatggacgacgtcgcgacggtgttGGAGCAGATCCTCGGGGTGTTGACGTGGAAGGAACCCAGGGTCACGTTcgtcgccatggcggcgctggTGGGGACCGGGTTGGCGTTTTTCGCCTCACAGTTCGTGGTCGAGTGGACGATGTTCGTCGTGTGGCTGGTGGGCAAGAAAGCGATGGGCGccacgtcgggcgcggcttcctcggcgagtGCCGACGCCTGGGCCAAAGTCGTCGATTTCGTCTCCGAGTGCTGGGAATACCTTTGGGATAACTACGTCGAGGGCCCCtacaacgcggcggcgtacacgATCACGGTGACCATGGCCACGACGACAAACTCGGTGCTGTGCGCGTGGTCGTTCGTCACGTGGACCCGCGTGTTCAAGGCGACCCGCTTCGTCGTCTCGCT ACGCGAGGACGGAGTTTAA
- a CDS encoding predicted protein, which translates to MTSLFKKHKRTPKELALKLANALDHLKDSGAEKDQESCGKYLGDMRAVMYGDGENPPDPALQSQLAEAVFASEGLLAAVVIHLPKLFFESRKDAAAVFNALVRHPLEPDERLPFVAYLEAQPDVVERCLSGSELGDQTVGNDNTALTYGTMLREMARYEPLCRRVLYCPGFAKMFEYMQSASFEIASDAAASFREILTRHKALVSEYLEKNFENFFGAYNQMLEKGNYVTRRQSLKLLSELLLDRANLSSMLRYIGDVENLCLMMNLLRDEARSIQFEAFHVFKVFVANPQKPPPVVAILKKNREKLMGYLANFQNDREDEQFAEEKAMLTRLLEQMGDDDAAPAQ; encoded by the coding sequence ATGACGAGCTTGTTCAAGAAGCACAAACGCACGcccaaggagctcgcgctcaaACTCGCGAATGCACTCGACCACCTGAAGGACTCGGGGGCTGAAAAAGATCAGGAATCGTGCGGCAAGTACCTCGGAGACATGAGGGCGGTCAtgtacggcgacggcgagaatCCGCCGGATCCCGCGCTTCAAtcgcagctcgccgaggccgtgtTCGCCTCCGAggggctcctcgcggcggtcgtcatCCACCTCCCGAAGCTCTTCTTCGAATCCAGGaaggatgccgccgccgtgttcAACGCCCTCGTCAGGCACCcgctcgagcccgacgaGAGGCTCCCGTTCGTGGCGTACCTCGAGGCGCAGCCGGATGTCGTGGAGCGATGCCTCAGCGGAAGCGAGCTCGGGGATCAGACCGTGGGGAACGACAACACCGCGCTGACCTACGGGACGATGCTGCGGGAGATGGCGAGGTACGAACCGTTGTGCCGGCGCGTTCTCTACTGCCCGGGATTCGCCAAGATGTTCGAGTACATGCAGTCGGCGTCGTTTGAGATTGCGTcagacgcggcggcttcgtttCGCGAGATTCTCACCAGGCACAAGGCGTTGGTCAGCGAATACCTCGAGAAGAACTTCGAGAACTTCTTCGGCGCGTACAACCAGATGCTGGAGAAGGGAAACTACGTCACGAGGCGGCAGTCGCTCAAGCTCCTGTCGGAACTGTTGCTCGATCGCGCCAACTTGTCCTCGATGCTCAGATacatcggcgacgtcgagaacCTGTGTTTGATGATGAACCTGCTGCGAGACGAGGCGAGGAGCATACAGTTCGAGGCGTTCCACGTGTTCAAAGTGTTCGTCGCCAACCCGCAAAAACCCCCGCCCGTCGTGGCCATCCTGAAGAAGAACCGTGAGAAGCTGATGGGGTACCTGGCCAACTTTCAAAACGaccgcgaggacgagcagttcgcggaggagaaggccatGCTGACCAGGCTTCTCGAGCagatgggcgacgacgacgccgccccggctCAATAG